The following proteins come from a genomic window of Mammaliicoccus sp. Marseille-Q6498:
- a CDS encoding dihydrofolate reductase family protein, giving the protein MNEQEVSRKIILDLAVTLDGLIEGENGEIDWCIMDPEMNFNDFLDDVDTIFYGRKSYEEWGEFQPDLDDSDEDKELWARVHSKEKYVFSKQFKFEDNNVKVIKDNIMEQVNIIKNQPGKDIWLYGGSSLITSFLNYGLVDELRLSVHPVILGKGKPLFIDIEDRLELKLVNTRTYKSGVVQLVYQNE; this is encoded by the coding sequence ATGAATGAACAAGAAGTGAGTAGAAAAATCATTTTAGATTTAGCGGTAACGTTGGATGGTTTAATTGAAGGTGAGAATGGTGAAATTGATTGGTGTATCATGGATCCGGAAATGAATTTTAATGATTTCTTAGATGATGTGGATACTATTTTCTATGGTAGAAAAAGTTATGAAGAGTGGGGAGAATTTCAACCGGACTTAGATGATTCTGATGAGGATAAAGAACTTTGGGCACGTGTTCATAGTAAAGAAAAATATGTTTTTTCTAAACAATTTAAATTTGAAGACAATAATGTGAAAGTTATTAAAGATAATATTATGGAGCAAGTAAATATTATAAAAAATCAACCTGGGAAAGATATATGGTTATATGGTGGTTCAAGTTTAATTACATCGTTTTTAAATTATGGATTGGTTGATGAACTGAGGTTATCTGTACATCCGGTTATTTTAGGTAAAGGAAAACCTCTGTTTATAGACATTGAGGACAGATTAGAACTAAAACTTGTTAATACACGAACTTATAAATCTGGAGTAGTACAATTGGTATATCAAAATGAATAG